The following proteins come from a genomic window of Deltaproteobacteria bacterium:
- a CDS encoding NUDIX domain-containing protein — translation MIKYSIECWLHHVVDDRFLLLRCPVTHRHDEYWQPVTGGRNPDEPAVDACLREVREETGIELAPEQLELVIPEFSFCIPDARIELRKPVYLARVISDTVVISPEHVAYYWFDADQVEANLHWDSNRESFRHVLDYSRRSGGAPSWPRR, via the coding sequence ATGATTAAATACAGTATCGAATGCTGGCTTCATCATGTTGTGGATGATCGTTTCCTGCTTCTGCGCTGCCCGGTCACGCACCGGCACGACGAGTACTGGCAGCCCGTGACCGGTGGCCGCAATCCGGATGAACCAGCGGTGGACGCATGTCTGCGCGAGGTTCGCGAGGAAACCGGGATCGAGCTCGCGCCCGAGCAACTGGAACTGGTCATTCCGGAATTTTCCTTTTGCATTCCCGATGCCCGCATCGAGTTGCGCAAGCCCGTGTACCTGGCCCGGGTTATCAGTGATACTGTCGTGATTTCCCCGGAGCATGTCGCGTACTATTGGTTTGACGCGGATCAGGTCGAAGCCAATCTGCATTGGGACTCCAATCGGGAATCCTTTCGCCATGTTCTGGATTATTCCCGCCGTTCCGGCGGCGCGCCGAGCTGGCCGCGCAGGTAG
- a CDS encoding rRNA pseudouridine synthase, whose product MTQTTPQRLNKFLAEAGIASRRGADALIQAGRVEVNGCIQREPGIRVTPGQDLVSVDGKAVRADDSRDRPEYIMLNKPIHTVTTVRDPQGRKTVLELLPEALRARRLFPVGRLDYMSEGLLLLTNDGEITLRLTHPRHEHTKVYEVLVRERVSEQALKTMRSGMRLREGERLAPVEVTASILPGGTTRLTMTLRQGINRQIRRMCRDLGLTILRLRRVAIATLELGDLESGHWRDLRPDELSTLKAALGLLTKDSPWPSRPSKP is encoded by the coding sequence ATGACCCAAACCACGCCCCAAAGACTGAACAAATTCCTGGCCGAAGCCGGAATCGCCTCGCGACGCGGAGCCGACGCACTGATCCAGGCCGGCAGGGTGGAGGTCAACGGATGCATCCAGCGTGAACCCGGCATCCGGGTCACGCCCGGCCAGGATCTGGTCAGCGTGGACGGCAAGGCCGTGCGCGCCGACGATTCGCGAGACCGGCCCGAGTACATCATGCTCAACAAGCCCATCCACACCGTGACCACGGTCCGGGACCCCCAGGGTCGGAAAACCGTGCTCGAGCTTTTGCCCGAGGCCCTGCGCGCCCGGCGCCTCTTTCCGGTCGGCCGGCTGGATTACATGTCCGAAGGGTTGTTATTGCTGACCAACGACGGCGAGATCACGCTCCGACTGACCCATCCCCGTCATGAACACACCAAGGTGTACGAAGTGCTGGTTCGGGAACGGGTATCCGAACAGGCCCTGAAAACCATGCGCTCGGGAATGCGCCTTCGGGAAGGAGAACGGCTGGCGCCCGTGGAAGTCACGGCCTCCATTCTTCCAGGGGGCACGACGCGGCTGACCATGACCCTGCGTCAGGGGATCAACCGTCAGATCCGGCGCATGTGCCGCGATCTGGGCCTGACCATTTTGCGCCTGCGGCGCGTGGCCATCGCCACCCTGGAATTGGGTGATTTGGAAAGTGGACATTGGCGCGACCTGCGCCCGGACGAACTCTCGACCCTGAAGGCCGCCCTGGGCCTGCTCACCAAGGACTCGCCATGGCCTTCCCGACCAAGCAAGCCCTGA
- a CDS encoding TlpA family protein disulfide reductase has translation MAFPTKQALIGVLCGVLCTLLLDAGAALLFMNSFSVGNDAAPSMRVPYSPPAAWLANLDGGFTDTHGHETRFADLRGKVVVLNLWATWCPPCRAEMPSLDNLWKIFEGRDDIAILCVSEETAGDVLAHPISRSVTMPLYVFSAPIPEELNAPVLPTTFIFDKEGRVIFEHTGLARWDAPEVVDYLRGQLGAPPERRE, from the coding sequence ATGGCCTTCCCGACCAAGCAAGCCCTGATCGGCGTCCTGTGCGGAGTGCTGTGCACCCTGTTGCTGGACGCCGGCGCGGCCCTGCTGTTCATGAACAGTTTCTCGGTTGGCAACGACGCGGCCCCGTCCATGCGGGTTCCATATTCGCCGCCGGCAGCGTGGCTGGCTAATCTGGACGGTGGCTTCACGGACACCCACGGTCACGAAACCCGCTTCGCGGATCTGCGTGGCAAGGTCGTGGTCCTCAACCTGTGGGCCACGTGGTGTCCGCCATGTCGGGCCGAGATGCCGTCCCTGGACAATCTGTGGAAGATATTCGAGGGCCGCGACGATATCGCCATCCTGTGCGTCAGCGAGGAAACGGCCGGGGACGTTCTCGCCCATCCCATATCCCGAAGCGTGACCATGCCCCTGTACGTTTTCAGCGCCCCGATACCCGAGGAACTGAACGCCCCGGTCCTGCCCACGACATTCATTTTCGACAAGGAAGGACGGGTGATTTTCGAGCACACGGGGCTGGCCCGGTGGGACGCGCCCGAAGTGGTGGACTACCTGCGCGGCCAGCTCGGCGCGCCGCCGGAACGGCGGGAATAA